From a single Leishmania infantum JPCM5 genome chromosome 36 genomic region:
- a CDS encoding chaperonin HSP60, mitochondrial precursor — MLRSAVCLAGKDVRFGEEARRSMQKGVTRAVAAVATTLGPKGRNVIIEQAYGAPKITKDGVTVAKAIEFKDRFENMGAQLVRQVCNQTNDLAGDGTTTSAVLVDSIFGEGLKCIAQGTNPIDMKRGMDVAVDYVQTSLLKQSRPIKGSEDIVRVATISANGDEEIGKMIGQAMDKVGRDGVITAQDGKTMATELEVVEGMKIERGFLSPYFVTDAKAQKAELEDLYVLVSKKKISTIQTLLPALNHVAQQGRPLLIIADDVESEALTTLIFNKLQGKLKVCCVKAPGFGDTKEGMLEDIAVFTGAKVVGDENTGVELDAKNFDPSILGSVKKVTVTKDDTVMLNGGGDAAAVQERQQLLRDRIEQEAVEYNREKLQERLAKLSGGVAVIKVGGATELEVSEKKDRVVDAVCSTRAAVQEGIVAGGGTALLRASKELEKLLTSEHLSRDQRTGVTIVRNAIRLPAMKIAANAGKEGAVIVEKVLEASEESVGYDAQNDRYVNMFEAGIIDPTRVVRVAISDATSVASLMMTAEAAIVEAPKESKKDKNGKKTAAAEAEDDEELFGSY; from the coding sequence ATGCTCCGCTCCGCTGTGTGTCTTGCCGGCAAGGACGTGCGCTTTGGTGAAGAAGCCCGCCGCTCCATGCAGAAGGGCGTCACtcgcgctgtggctgcggtaGCGACGACGCTGGGGCCGAAGGGTCGCAACGTGATCATCGAGCAGGCCTACGGCGCGCCGAAGATCACGAAGGATGGCGTGACCGTTGCCAAGGCGATCGAGTTCAAGGATCGCTTCGAGAACATGGGTGCGCAGCTGGTACGCCAGGTGTGCAACCAGACGAACGACTTGGCTGGTGACGGCACCACGACCTCTGCGGTGCTTGTGGACAGCATCTTCGGCGAGGGCCTCAAGTGCATTGCCCAGGGCACGAACCCGATCGACATGAAGCGTGGCATGGATGTCGCGGTTGACTACGTGCAGACGAGCCTGCTGAAGCAGAGCCGCCCGATCAAGGGATCGGAGGACATTGTTCGCGTTGCCACGATCTCGGCCAACGGCGATGAGGAAATCGGCAAGATGATCGGTCAGGCGATGGACAAGGtcggccgcgacggcgtcaTTACGGCGCAGGACGGCAAGACGATGGCCACTGAGCTGGAGGTTGTGGAGGGCATGAAGATCGAGCGTGGGTTTCTCAGCCCGTACTTCGTGACGGATGCAAAGGCGCAGAAGGCCGAGCTCGAGGACTTGTATGTGCTTGTATCCAAGAAAAAAATTAGCACCATCCAGACGTTGCTTCCTGCCCTCAACCACGTGGCTCAGCAAGGTCGCCCGCTTCTGATCATTGCCGACGACgtggagagcgaggcgctgacgaCACTGATCTTCAACAAGTTGCAGGGCAAGCTGAAGGTGTGCTGCGTCAAGGCGCCGGGCTTCGGCGACACTAAGGAAGGCATGCTCGAGGACATCGCTGTTTTCACTGGCGCTAAGGTCGTGGGGGACGAGAACACTGGCGTGGAGCTGGATGCCAAGAACTTCGACCCCTCCATCCTCGGCTCTGTCAAGAAGGTGACAGTGACAAAGGACGACACAGTGATGCtgaacggcggcggcgatgcggcggcggtgcaggagcgccagcAGTTGCTGCGCGATCGCATCGAGCAGGAGGCTGTGGAGTACAATCGggagaagctgcaggagcgTCTGGCGAAGctgagcggcggcgtggccgtCATCAAGGTGGGCGGTGCTACCGAGTTGGAGGTGAGCGAGAAGAAGGACCGCGTCGTGGACGCTGTATGCTCCACTcgcgctgcggtgcaggaGGGTATCGtggccggcggtggcacggctctgctgcgcgccagcaaggagctggagaagctgctcaCCAGCGAGCATCTTTCGCGCGATCAGCGCACGGGTGTGACCATCGTGCGTAATGCCATCCGGCTGCCGGCTATGAAGATTGCCGCGAACGCTGGCAAGGAGGGTGCGGTTATTGTGGAGAAGGTGCTTGAGGCTTCCGAGGAGAGCGTCGGCTACGATGCGCAGAACGACAGGTACGTGAACATGTTCGAGGCTGGCATCATCGACCCCACCCGCGTCGTGCGTGTGGCCATCAGCGATGCGACGTCTGTGGCGAGTCTGATGATGACGGCCGAGGCCGCCATTGTTGAGGCTCCAAAGGAGTCCAAGAAAGACAAGAATGGCAAGAagaccgctgccgctgaggcggaggatgacgaggagcTGTTCGGCAGCTACTAG
- a CDS encoding chaperonin HSP60, mitochondrial precursor: protein MLRSAVCLAGKDVRFSDKARRSMQKGVTRAVAAVATTLGPKGRNVIIEQAYGAPKITKDGVTVAKAIEFKDPFENMGAQLVRQVCNKTNDLAGDGTTTSAVLVDSIFGEGLKCIAQGTNPIDMKRGMDRAVEVILKSVAKQSRPIKGSEDIVQVATISANGDEEIGKMIGQAMDKVGRDGVITAQDGKTMATELEVVEGMSVDRGYVSPYFVTDAKAQKAELEDALVLMSAKKIQSIHSLLPALNHVVRSGRPLLIIADDVESEALTTLIFNKLQGKLKVCCVKAPGFGDNKTAMLQDMSVFTGAQLVGDEGTGLELDAENFDPSILGSVKKVTVTKDDTVMLNGGGDAAAVKERVELLRELIKNETSDYNRDKLKERLAKLSGGVAVIKVGGGSEVEVNEKKDRIEDALCSTRAAVQEGIVAGGGTALLRASKELESLANDSSLTRDQRTGVTIVRNAIRLPAMKIAANAGKEGAVIVEKVLEASEESVGYDAQNDRYVNMFEAGIIDPTRVVRVAISDATSVASLMMTAEAAIVELPKDDSAAAPMGDMGGMGGMGGMGF, encoded by the coding sequence ATGCTCCGCTCCGCTGTGTGTCTTGCCGGCAAGGACGTGCGCTTCAGTGACAAGGCCCGCCGCTCCATGCAGAAGGGCGTCACtcgcgctgtggctgcggtaGCGACGACGCTGGGGCCGAAGGGTCGCAACGTGATCATCGAGCAGGCCTACGGCGCGCCGAAGATCACGAAGGATGGCGTGACCGTTGCCAAGGCGATCGAGTTCAAGGACCCCTTCGAGAACATGGGTGCGCAGCTGGTACGCCAGGTGTGCAACAAGACGAACGACTTGGCTGGTGACGGCACCACGACCTCTGCGGTGCTTGTGGACAGCATCTTCGGCGAGGGCCTCAAGTGCATTGCCCAGGGCACGAACCCGATCGACATGAAGCGTGGCATGGACCGTGCTGTGGAAGTGATCCTAAAGAGCGTTGCCAAGCAGAGCCGCCCGATCAAGGGATCGGAGGACATTGTCCAGGTTGCCACGATCTCGGCCAACGGCGATGAGGAGATCGGCAAGATGATCGGTCAGGCGATGGACAAGGtcggccgcgacggcgtcaTTACGGCGCAGGACGGCAAGACGATGGCCACTGAGCTGGAGGTTGTGGAGGGCATGAGCGTGGACCGCGGCTATGTGAGCCCGTACTTCGTGACGGATGCGAAGGCGCAGAAGGCCGAGCTCGAGGATGCGCTGGTGCTTATGAGCGCCAAGAAGATCCAGAGCATTCACAGCCTTCTCCCAGCTCTCAACCACgtcgtgcgcagcggccgcccGCTTCTAATCATTGCCGACGACgtggagagcgaggcgctgacgaCACTGATCTTCAACAAGTTGCAGGGCAAGCTGAAGGTGTGCTGCGTCAAGGCGCCGGGCTTCGGCGATAACAAGACCGCCATGCTTCAAGATATGTCCGTCTTTACTGGCGCGCAGCTGGTCGGTGATGAAGGCACGGGGCTCGAGCTGGATGCCGAAAACTTCGACCCCTCCATCCTCGGCTCTGTCAAGAAGGTGACAGTGACAAAGGACGACACAGTGATGCtgaacggcggcggcgatgcggcggcggtgaaggaGCGTGTTGAGCTCCTCCGCGAGCTCATCAAGAACGAGACGAGCGACTACAATCGTGACAAGCTGAAGGAGCGTCTGGCGAAGctgagcggcggcgtggccgtCATCAAGGTGGGCGGCGGCTCGGAAGTGGAGGTGAACGAGAAGAAGGACCGCATCGAGGATGCCCTGTGCTCCACTcgcgctgcggtgcaggaGGGTATCGtggccggcggtggcacggctctgctgcgcgccaGCAAGGAGCTGGAATCTCTCGCCAACGACTCTTCCCTCACCCGCGATCAGCGCACGGGTGTGACCATCGTGCGTAATGCCATCCGGCTGCCGGCTATGAAGATTGCCGCGAACGCTGGCAAGGAGGGTGCGGTTATTGTGGAGAAGGTGCTTGAGGCTTCCGAGGAGAGCGTCGGCTACGATGCGCAGAACGACAGGTACGTGAACATGTTCGAGGCTGGCATCATCGACCCCACCCGCGTCGTGCGTGTGGCCATCAGCGATGCGACGTCTGTGGCGAGTCTGATGATGACGGCCGAGGCCGCCATTGTTGAGCTGCCCAAGGACGattccgctgccgcgccgatGGGCGACATGGGCGGTATGGGTGGTATGGGCGGCATGGGCTTCTAG
- the ALG3 gene encoding putative dolichyl-P-Man:GDP-Man5GlcNAc2-PP-dolichyl alpha-1,3-mannosyltransferase, with protein MKFMDVALAAEAVVIITVIFTVPYTEIDWKAYMEEVEGFLAGELDYRNLKGGTGPLVYPGGFVWVYSALYYLTKKGEAIELAQWIYAGVYLVTLTMILRLYTRSGHTWQTMIPLFVSKRIRSLYVLRLFNDCWAMLFLFAAVSFIAGRPSGAAKRSRQWLIGCLCYSIAVSIKMNVLLFAPGMLYVMLRTLPFWRVAWYLLVCAAWQVAAGLPFLAYDHRAYLSKSFELDRVFLQRWSVNYQFLNSELFAKPEFGQALLAMTVATWVLLWRTRWAARTYLTDAEVHVSHPAISDTRRQNTLLRRGAADGDKTMDNEAQEQAVYASTLLTFFEANLVGVIFARSIHYQFYTWFFYTVPFVLAYTTFPRVLRLVSFALIRQGFESFPPTPKTSMMLQGGFALMLFAILFMGREARPAATREETHPARDNEPKLPQTQGTAGATGEKKIR; from the coding sequence ATGAAGTTCATGGACGTAGCGCTGGCCGCAGAGGCGGTCGTCATCATCACCGTCATCTTCACAGTGCCCTACACGGAGATCGACTGGAAGGCGTacatggaggaggtggaggggttTCTTGCTGGCGAGCTGGACTACCGCAACCTTAAGGGCGGCACCGGGCCACTGGTCTACCCGGGCGGCTTTGTGTGGGTGTACAGTGCCCTCTACTATCTCACCAAGAAGGGTGAGGCCATTGAGCTGGCCCAGTGGATATACGCCGGCGTCTACCTTGTGACCTTGACAATGATCTTGCGCCTCTACACCCGCTCCGGGCACACGTGGCAAACCATGATACCGCTCTTCGTCTCCAAGCGCATTCGCAGCCTCTACGTGCTGCGACTTTTCAACGACTGCTGGGCCATGCTGTTCCTGTTCGCTGCCGTCTCCTTCATCGCTGGCCGccccagcggcgccgccaagcGCTCGCGTCAGTGGCTCATTGGGTGCCTCTGCTACTCTATCGCCGTGTCCATCAAGATGAACGTGCTCCTCTTCGCGCCAGGCATGCTTTACGTGATGCTCCGCACACTCCCTTTCTGGCGAGTCGCGTGGTACCTGCTTGTCTGTGCGGCGTGGCAAGTGGCCGCAGGCTTGCCTTTTCTGGCCTACGACCATAGGGCCTACTTATCGAAGAGCTTTGAGCTTGATCGCGTCTTTCTGCAGCGGTGGTCGGTAAACTATCAATTCCTCAATTCCGAACTTTTTGCTAAGCCTGAGTTTGgccaggcgctgctcgcgATGACAGTTGCAACGTGGGTTTTGCtgtggcgcacgcgctggGCCGCACGCACCTACTTGACGGATGCGGAGGTGCATGTATCGCATCCGGCAATTTCCGATACGCGTCGGCAGAACACGCTcttgcgccgcggcgctgccgacggTGACAAGACGATGGACAACGAGGCACAGGAGCAGGCAGTATACGCGTCCACACTGCTCACTTTCTTCGAGGCCAACCTTGTCGGCGTCATATTTGCCCGCTCCATTCATTACCAGTTCTACACGTGGTTCTTCTACACTGTTCCCTTTGTTCTCGCCTACACGACGTTCCCACGGGTGCTGCGGCTTGTGAGCTTTGCCCTCATCCGCCAGGGGTTCGAGTCGTTCCCACCGACGCCGAAGACGTCGATGATGCTACAAGGTGGCTTTGCCTTGATGCTGTTTGCGATCCTCTTTATGGGCCGTGAAGCTCGTCCAGCTGCCACGCGGGAGGAAACGCATCCGGCCCGGGACAATGAACCAAAGTTGCCACAAACACAGGGGACAGCTGGCGCAACAGGCGAGAAGAAAATACGGTGA
- a CDS encoding putative serine/threonine protein phosphatase, which yields MPSFFLFGRKKDKNKKARDGTRDEGDAATPSLTARENSNDSKESATKHGKGSTTSHDAAGGSTPPSLDTPPADASGPATETSPPLPPSRKQQSYSESALQELPPPPLSSSPATNSPGLRASAVHLTLQHSTLDDAPVSTPHSVDLFPCEMSEVTIPQLTEVFQVFRTFLDNCTSTEVKQESVSKLRKILPEIAAVDTTVSDETIKAQNFHPTFSIEPILSHLLAQPAPLRARLCLAIYRFCGELCEELEGDLLCQETGLFSGLQCMNPNLRPAADGDYGSSEDPHQTSPFGGSFAENGTAKIERCPEIDLPKIYKSLLHKEDYLPSAEELNEIFLRVQELLRVEPNVVMVAMPAVLVGDLHGQIRDLLENVLTLGGPLVPNEALALASPKSHAAKSKAPTSQKRGSVAAAPPTSKKSGKAAGAAKTFSGALKGDESRPTRPPNYLFLGDYVDRGPSSLCVIALLFTAKLLSPNTVFLLRGNHECPNTNRFYGFLDECHRRYPIVNHKVTTLHMCTRSASEENTDDAAANRSGSGSSSPGASSTCEGDSGALSKINTNSSVEPTAAELGGHLGRDCDSSPDDMGWDMKDHPLWLVANDALCSLPLCAALYEEVEEGDDGATLPPATAAAAPNIEDMLAADGTENPGTASKAKKPTTAKAVKKSTRRSIGNASFAEPFKSPNLAAGKSSTFTDSNARATSSKTASTSGEPSPLSPPSASASFAKPKKMRQVVRVCAMHGGLSPFIDDSFDGIIAINRFRNIEHGALADLTWSDPSSSAAADGATASDSRANASQPPLSKFQSICVFNGAPIGFTGNPRGTGHIFGEDATINFINTNHLYFIVRAHQCVQEGFQWNHKDRLLTVFSAPNYCGMRNKGAVVLLDKNGAPTLKQYAYKEVEEKPHAKTTGAPQPPRLFS from the coding sequence ATGCCGAGCTTCTTTCTGTTTGGGAGGAAGAAGGATAAGAATAAAAAGGCTCGCGATGGTACCAGGGACGAGGGCGACGCGGCGACTCCCTCGTTGACGGCCAGGGAGAACTCTAACGACTCGAAAGAGTCGGCGACAAAGCACGGTAAAGGATCCACTACGTCTCACGATGCAGCGGGCGGGTCTACGCCCCCAAGTCTAGACACGCCGCCCGCCGACGCCTCCGGCCCAGCCACCGAGACTTCACCACCGTTGCCGCCCTCGAGGAAGCAGCAATCCTATTCCGAAAGCGCTCTGCAGGAGttaccgccaccgccgctgtcgtcatCTCCGGCGACCAACTCGCCTGGTCTTCGGGCGAGTGCGGTTCATCTTACCCTCCAGCACTCCACGCTCGATGACGCCCCCGTCTCTACCCCGCACAGCGTGGACCTGTTTCCGTGCGAGATGTCAGAGGTGACGATCCCGCAGCTCACCGAAGTGTTTCAGGTCTTTCGGACGTTCCTCGACAACTGCACAAGCACGGAGGTGAAGCAGGAGTCTGTGTCGAAGCTGCGCAAGATCCTTCCCGAgatcgccgccgtcgacacCACTGTGTCAGATGAGACGATCAAGGCGCAGAACTTCCACCCGACATTTTCGATCGAGCCTATACTGAGTCACTTGTTGGCGCAGCCGGccccgctgcgcgcgcgcctctgcctcgccaTCTACCGCTTCTGCGGAGAGCTGtgcgaggagctggagggTGACCTGCTCTGCCAAGAGACAGGGCTCTTTAGTGGCCTGCAATGTATGAACCCGAATCTGCGtcccgccgccgacggcgactACGGCAGCTCTGAAGATCCACATCAAACCTCCCCCTTTGGTGGTAGTTTCGCGGAGAACGGGACTGCGAAGATAGAACGCTGTCCTGAAATCGATCTCCCGAAGATCTACAAGAGTCTCCTGCACAAGGAAGACTACCTACCGAGTGCCGAAGAGCTCAACGAGATCTTCCTGCGAGTGCAGGAGCTGCTACGAGTCGAGCCAAatgtggtgatggtggcgatGCCGGCCGTTCTCGTCGGAGATCTGCATGGGCAGATACGCGATCTGCTGGAAAATGTGCTGACGCTGGGGGGCCCACTCGTGCCGAAtgaggcgctggcgctggcgtccCCTAAATCCCATGCGGCCAAGTCGAAGGCGCCCACCTCCCAGAAGAGAGGCAgcgttgctgcggcgcctcccACCTCCAAGAAGAGCGGCAAggcggcaggcgcagcgaAGACCTTCAGTGGGGCGCTGAAAGGTGATGAGAGCCGAcccacgcggccgccgaaCTACTTGTTCCTGGGTGATTATGTCGACCGTGGGCCGAGCAGCCTGTGCGTGATTGCACTGCTCTTCACGGCCAAGCTATTATCGCCGAACACCGTGTTCTTGTTGCGTGGTAACCACGAGTGCCCGAATACAAATCGCTTCTACGGCTTCCTCGACGAATGCCACCGTCGCTACCCCATTGTGAACCACAAGGTCACCACGCTCCACATGTGCACCCGGTCGGCGTCCGAAGAGAACACGGACGATGCGGCAGCAAAtcgaagcggcagcggcagcagctccccaGGCGCCAGCTCCACCTGCgagggcgacagcggcgccctGAGCAAGATCAATACGAACAGCAGCGTCGAGCCGACCGCGGCTGAGCTGGGCGGGCATCTCGGCAGGGACTGCGATTCAAGTCCTGATGACATGGGGTGGGACATGAAGGATCACCCGCTGTGGCTTGTCGCGAATGACGCACTTTGCTCACTTCCTCTCTGCGCCGCGCTTTACGAGGAGGTagaggagggcgacgacggcgcgacCCTGCCGccagccactgccgctgccgcgccgaaCATCGAGGACATGCTTGCAGCTGACGGCACCGAGAACCCTGGAACGGCATCGAAAGCGAAAAAGCCAACCACAGCGAAAGCCGTAAAGAAGAGTACCCGGCGCAGCATTGGTAACGCAAGTTTCGCGGAGCCCTTCAAGTCTCCAAATCTCGCAGCGGGCAAGTCGTCTACGTTCACTGACAGCAATGCACGCGCCACTAGCAGCAAGACAGCCAGTACCTCCGGCGAACCGTCGCCACTGTCCCCGCCAAGCGCCAGTGCATCCTTTGCAAAACCGAAGAAGATGCGGCAggtcgtgcgcgtgtgcgcaatGCACGGTGGCCTGTCCCCCTTCATTGACGACAGCTTCGACGGCATCATCGCCATTAACCGGTTCCGCAACATCGAGCATGGTGCGCTGGCCGACCTCACGTGGTCAGATCCATcctccagcgcagccgccgacggcgcgacggcgtcggACTCCCGTGCGAACGCGAGCCAGCCACCTTTGAGCAAGTTCCAGTCTATCTGCGTCTTCAACGGAGCCCCCATTGGCTTCACCGGTAATCCGCGTGGCACAGGGCACATCTTCGGCGAGGATGCCACGATAAACTTCATCAACACAAATCATCTGTATTTTatcgtgcgcgcgcaccagTGCGTGCAGGAGGGCTTTCAGTGGAACCACAAAGACCGCCTGCTGACGGTGTTTTCCGCCCCAAACTACTGCGGTATGCGCAATAAAGGCGCGGTTGTTCTGCTGGATAAGAATGGGGCCCCTACACTGAAACAGTACGCGTACAAGGAAGTTGAGGAGAAACCGCACGCGAAGACCACGGGCGCGCCACAGCCACCGAGGCTATTCTCGTAG